The Sulfolobus islandicus Y.N.15.51 sequence CAAACGTTGTAACAGTAGGGTGGAATTGAACAAACTCCATATCTGAAACCAAAGCTCCAGTCCTAAAGGCTATGGCTATACCGTCTCCCACGTTTGTACTAGGATTAGAAGTAAATTTGAACAAATAGCCATAACCACCTGTAGCTAAAACGACCTTTTCGGCGTCAAAACTTCCACCCTTTTCCGTTACGAATCCTACAACCTTACAATCTTTGACCTTTAAGGCTAGTAACTTATCTTCAACGAGATTAATTCCCTCTTTCTTAGCTAAGTTCAAAAGGAAACTAGTTATCTCCCTACCAGTCTCGTCAGTCTTATGCAATATTCTTCTCTTAGAATGCCCGCCCTCTAACCTTAAACCCTCATCAAATCTGAAACCCCATTTCTCAACTGTGCTAATAACATAACGAATCTCCCTCGTAACGTAATCCACAGATTTAACATCACATAACCCATCACCCACTTTTAAAGTATCGCTCAAGTGAAGTTCTGGGGAATCTTCGTTGCCAACAGCTGCAGCAATACCACCCTTCGCCCAATAACTTGAGCCCCCATCAATTTTCTTCGAAATAACGGTTACCTTGTATCCAGATTTATGCAAGGATATTGCAGCGCTTAGACCCGCTAGACCACTGCCGAAAATGTAGATCATACTCGAACATATGTTCGGTCAAATAAAAAGTTTTTTATTAACTAAAAGTTTTTATACTAGATTGCTATACGAACATATGTTCGGAAAATGACTAGAGTTGAAAAGTTATTAAGTCAAATAAAGAAGCTAAAAACTGAAAAGAATGCAATAATTTTAGGACACAACTACATGGAATACTCTGTTCAGTTAGTCTCAGATTTCACTGGAGATTCTTACGACTTGGCAGTTAAGGCAATGAAGACAAACGCTAAGATTATAATATTTGCAGGAGTGTACTTCATGGCGGAACAAGCTTCAGCGTTAAATCCAGAAAAGAAAGTACTTTCACCAGAACCTAGTGCAGGTTGTACTTTATCTGACGCACTTGACGTTAAAACATTACAAGAGTATAAAGAAATGTACCCTAATGCCCCAGTAGTGCTTTACATAAATACCAGCATTCACGCTAAGGCTCTAGCAGATTACATAGTAACGTCTTCAACTGCAGTGAAAGTCGTAAAGAAACTAAACGCAGATACAATACTATTTGGACCAGATGCCAATCTAGCTAATTACGTTCAACAAAAAGTTCCCAATAAGAAGATTATTAAAGTGCCGCCAAATGGTAGATGTATAGTACATGCCAACTATACTAAGCAACTAGTAGAATTGGCAAGGAAAAAGTACCCTAATGCCTTGTTAATGGCTCATCCAGAGGCGCCATTGGAAATTTTAGAAAGCGCAGACTTCGTGGGATCTACCAATCAAATGATACAATTCTCAAAGGAGAATAAAAACGAGGAGTTCATTGTTGCAACAGAGATAGGTATGATAAACGCTCTGAAGATTAAGAATCCCAGTAAGAAATTCTACCCACTCGTAACGACCGAAGCTTGTGCTTGTGCTAGGTGTCCATATATGAATATGATAACTTTGGAAAAGGTAAAGAGGTCATTAGAGGAAGAGGTTTACGAGGTTAAAGTACCAGAGGATATTGCAGAAAGGGCTAAGATAGCATTTGAAAATACTATGAAGTTGTTAGAATGATAAGCAAGAGTAATTTTATTAAGTATATAAAATTTTATTCCTTTTTTCCTATATATTACTTAGATCGTATTATATATTTCCTATGCCGAACATCTGGTCATCTTGAAAGATAATTATAGTTATATATCAAATTTAAATTCTTTAGACATTCATTGATAAATCTAATTAGAACTAAATTCTAACTTATCTGACTATAACTTTTAAAAAAGTTTATTAGACACTATAAACTATCTATATAATACCATGTCTCGCCCAGATAAATTCTCCAAAAAAGAGAAAATGAGACGTGGTTTATCTACAACCACAATAATAGGAATAGTAGTAGCAATAGTAATAATCGTAATAGGAGCTTTTGCTGCGGTAACTCTACTTAGTCATAAGCCGTCACAAGTAGTATCTACCACTTCTCCGTCTACTTCGCAATTAGCTACGTCAACATCTCCATCACAAGTCATTACTATAACCTATTTCGATGATCTATCGCCATCTGAAGCCAACATAACACAGAAAATAATAATTCCACAATTCGAGGCAACACATCCTAATATTAAAATTAATTATGTTGACGAAAGTGCCGGTGATATAGTAAAAAGTGTTGAAGAGTTAGTAATGAGTGGTAATGTCGGTCCAGTTATAATCGGTGAAGACAACCTAGTTATAGGAGAATTGCTCAATGGTAACTATTTAATGAACCTAACCCCATATGTAAATCAAATCTTACAGAATGTTAGTCTAATTCCATCAATGCAATCATTAGTCCAGTATGAACAAAAAGTATATCATGGTACTTACTTCATTCCTCTAAGAGCTAACATTCCTCTAGTCTGGTATAACGCAAGTCTCTTTAGGCAAATAGGTTTGACTTCTCCACCAGAAAATTGGTCACAATTGCTGCAATACGCAAAGATAATTTATGATAAAACTGGTTTAAAACCAATAATGTTCCAAGGGCATGGTGGAGCAAGTACCTATACTGAGCTTTACCAGTGGATGGTCCAGGCTGGTGGAAATCCATTCTTATTTAATGATTCTGGCGATGTACTTGCATTTGAATATTTGTACAATCTCTCACAATATTTTAACCCAGATTACGTTCACGGATATTGGGGAAGCTATAAGGGATTAATAGATGGTAGTTACTATTTGATCGATTATCAGTGGCCCTATATCTATAGCGTTATGGCAAGTGAAGGAGTTAATATGAGCAACATAGGCTTCTATCCCGGCCCTACTGGTCCTGTTAACGGTGATCACTTAGTAGGTGGTGATGTATTAGCAATACCTAAGGGAGCAACGCACATTAATGCACTAATAGAATTCGCCAAATTCTTACTATCTCCACAAGTTCAAAGAGAATTTATCATATACCTCTCATGGCCAGCAGTAAATCAACAAGCTTATCAAAACCTTCCAAGTAATATAAGTTCACTATACAAGGCTGAAGAAGAAGCCTTACAGAACGCATTCTTTAGAGAACCAGTACCGTGGATAACTGTCTGGGGACAGATAGCAGACAACGTGTTTACTCAAATAATCGTAAATCATGCCCCATATTCGCAGATACCTCAAATATTGAGCCAAGCAAATAAGGAAATGTATCAGTATCTCTTACAAAACTATAATGCAACGGTAGCACAAGAGTATGAGGAAGGGGTGTTTGGGCCACTATATGGGTGAGTAAAGTGAAGTTAACCCATTTTTTATTAGTACTTCCTGCATTGGCATACGTAATTGGTTTTGCCTTTTTTCCCACAATTGAGGCTGTTTATTTAAGTTTTCAAGACCCCCATGGGGGTTTCTCTTTATATAATTACGAAGAACTATCCTATTTTAATTTGCCTGGCGCAATAATTGATACAATAGTAGTTACAATTGGTGCATTAGCAATACAACTAGCTCTAGGTTTTCTAGTTGCATCAGTTCTAGCCAGAGAATTCTTTGGGAAAAGAGCTTTATCTACAATAACAATAATACCAATGGGTATTGCAACAGTTGTCGCAGCAGTAACTTTCAGCTTTGTCTTTCAAACCTCTGGAGGATACGCAAATACAATTCTTCATTCTCTTTTTGGTCTTAACGTAAACTGGTACCAATCTTCCATATCATCATTATTGGTAGTGATGATTGCGGACAGCTGGAAAAACACACCCATTGTAGCCTTAATATTATTGGCTGGAATGTCCTCAATACCAAAGGAGTTATATTACGCGTCTGCAATAGATGGAGCTGGGCCAATTAGGAGATTTTTCTACATAACATTACCAAACCTTAGGAGCTTCATTGGGATATCACTTATTCTAAGGGGAGTGCAAGAATTCAACATATTCGCTTTACCTTTAATACTGATTGGTGAGCATCCCCCTCTCCTCACCACTTTAATATACGACTTATATACTACAACTTTTCCAGAAGTTGGATTAGCATTAGCTTCGGCAACGATACTTCTTGGATTCATCCTAGTATTTTCTGGCATAGTAATCAAACTCTCCGGAGGTAGATAACATGAGATGGTGGACATATTTAGGTGCAATAGTAGTAGGAATTTACTTCCTATTTCCACTTTACATTTTAGTATTACTCGCATTCAATTTTCCAAAATATACCGTCTTAGCCAAATTTCCCTCACTATTACCAGTGTCACTAACACTAAATAACCTAATAACAGCATTACAAGGCACAGCGTTTATTGATCCATTCATAAAAAGTCTGGAGACAGCGACATTAGTGGGAATCATTACCATAGCATTGGCTATTCCAGCGGGATATGGTTTAAGTAGATTACCAAGAGCCATAGCATATTCCATAATTATCCTTCTATTAGTTACCAATATGATGCCAGCAATAGTAATAGGTATTCCAATAGCAGTAGATTTTCTTAAACTTCACCTTTTTGAATCCGTAATAGGTCTAGCCTTAGCACAAACACTAATAACACTACCATTAGCTACGTTCATCTTACAAGGCACGTTCTCATCAATACCCATTGACCTCGAACATCAAGCTAGAGTTGATGGTGCAAACTTATTTAATAGGTTATTTTCAGTACTCTTACCACTAGCAGCACCTGGTATAGCAGCAGCATTCCTAATATCATGGATGTTCTCATGGGATGAGTTTACTTATGCAATCCTATTAATTCCCTATCACTCCACACTTCCAGTAACAATATATCAAGACGTTACCAGGGGAAACTTATTGGCAGGAATAGCATTTTCACTAATATTCACAATTCCCGTAATAATTTTAACTTTTGCATTACAAAAATATCTAAGAGGAGAATATTTAGCAGGAGGGATAAAAGGATGACGGTAGAACTAATAGATATTGTAAAGAAATATGGCAAAAACATTGTAATTAATGGCATAACAGAGAAGATAGAGACTGGAGAGTTCTTTGTAATACTAGGACCAAGTGGAGAAGGAAAATCAACATTATTGAAAATCTTGGCAGGAATTGAAAAACTAGATAAGGGGAAAATTATAGCAGATGGAGTAGACATTACAGACAAACCCCCAGAGAAGAGAAATGTTGCTATGGTATTTCAAAACTATGCACTTTACCCAAACATGTCAGTGAGAGATAATATAGCATTCCCACTCAAGATGAGGGGAATGAAAAAAGAGGAAATAATGGAAAGAGTGGAAAAAACTGCAAAGCTTTTAGGTATATCAGAAATATTAGATAAAAAAGTAACACAAATCAGTGGAGGGCAGCAACAAAGGGTCGCACTGGCTAGGGCAATTGTAAGAAATCCAAGCTATTTCTTGTTGGATGAACCATTAAGTAATCTAGATGCTAGAGTAAGGACAATAGCTAGAGGAGAGCTGAAGAGAATACAAAAGGAATTGAAAGGTACGTTCATTTATGTAACCCACGATCAAAAGGAAGCCTTAAGTCTAGCAGATAGGATTGCTGTACTTCATAAAGGCAAATTCGAACAAGTCAGTGATCCAAAAACACTATATGAATATCCAAAAACAAAATGGGTAGCACAATTCGTAGGTGAATTCCCAATGAATTTTCTACCTGGTGAGCTAATGAAAGAAAAGGCGCAAGAAATAGGGTTTAGGCCAGAATGGGTAGAAGTAGGAAAAGGCAATTTATCTTGTATAGTAGAATCAGTAGAAGCTTCAGGGGAGTCAAGATACTTAATATGCAATTTCAAAAATAATAATATAACTATCCTTTCTCAAGAATTTTATGATGTAGGTCAAGAAGTTAGGTTTAAAATAATTAAATATAGAAAAT is a genomic window containing:
- the nadA gene encoding quinolinate synthase NadA encodes the protein MTRVEKLLSQIKKLKTEKNAIILGHNYMEYSVQLVSDFTGDSYDLAVKAMKTNAKIIIFAGVYFMAEQASALNPEKKVLSPEPSAGCTLSDALDVKTLQEYKEMYPNAPVVLYINTSIHAKALADYIVTSSTAVKVVKKLNADTILFGPDANLANYVQQKVPNKKIIKVPPNGRCIVHANYTKQLVELARKKYPNALLMAHPEAPLEILESADFVGSTNQMIQFSKENKNEEFIVATEIGMINALKIKNPSKKFYPLVTTEACACARCPYMNMITLEKVKRSLEEEVYEVKVPEDIAERAKIAFENTMKLLE
- a CDS encoding ABC transporter substrate-binding protein, whose protein sequence is MSRPDKFSKKEKMRRGLSTTTIIGIVVAIVIIVIGAFAAVTLLSHKPSQVVSTTSPSTSQLATSTSPSQVITITYFDDLSPSEANITQKIIIPQFEATHPNIKINYVDESAGDIVKSVEELVMSGNVGPVIIGEDNLVIGELLNGNYLMNLTPYVNQILQNVSLIPSMQSLVQYEQKVYHGTYFIPLRANIPLVWYNASLFRQIGLTSPPENWSQLLQYAKIIYDKTGLKPIMFQGHGGASTYTELYQWMVQAGGNPFLFNDSGDVLAFEYLYNLSQYFNPDYVHGYWGSYKGLIDGSYYLIDYQWPYIYSVMASEGVNMSNIGFYPGPTGPVNGDHLVGGDVLAIPKGATHINALIEFAKFLLSPQVQREFIIYLSWPAVNQQAYQNLPSNISSLYKAEEEALQNAFFREPVPWITVWGQIADNVFTQIIVNHAPYSQIPQILSQANKEMYQYLLQNYNATVAQEYEEGVFGPLYG
- a CDS encoding carbohydrate ABC transporter permease, whose amino-acid sequence is MKLTHFLLVLPALAYVIGFAFFPTIEAVYLSFQDPHGGFSLYNYEELSYFNLPGAIIDTIVVTIGALAIQLALGFLVASVLAREFFGKRALSTITIIPMGIATVVAAVTFSFVFQTSGGYANTILHSLFGLNVNWYQSSISSLLVVMIADSWKNTPIVALILLAGMSSIPKELYYASAIDGAGPIRRFFYITLPNLRSFIGISLILRGVQEFNIFALPLILIGEHPPLLTTLIYDLYTTTFPEVGLALASATILLGFILVFSGIVIKLSGGR
- a CDS encoding carbohydrate ABC transporter permease encodes the protein MRWWTYLGAIVVGIYFLFPLYILVLLAFNFPKYTVLAKFPSLLPVSLTLNNLITALQGTAFIDPFIKSLETATLVGIITIALAIPAGYGLSRLPRAIAYSIIILLLVTNMMPAIVIGIPIAVDFLKLHLFESVIGLALAQTLITLPLATFILQGTFSSIPIDLEHQARVDGANLFNRLFSVLLPLAAPGIAAAFLISWMFSWDEFTYAILLIPYHSTLPVTIYQDVTRGNLLAGIAFSLIFTIPVIILTFALQKYLRGEYLAGGIKG
- a CDS encoding ABC transporter ATP-binding protein, whose amino-acid sequence is MTVELIDIVKKYGKNIVINGITEKIETGEFFVILGPSGEGKSTLLKILAGIEKLDKGKIIADGVDITDKPPEKRNVAMVFQNYALYPNMSVRDNIAFPLKMRGMKKEEIMERVEKTAKLLGISEILDKKVTQISGGQQQRVALARAIVRNPSYFLLDEPLSNLDARVRTIARGELKRIQKELKGTFIYVTHDQKEALSLADRIAVLHKGKFEQVSDPKTLYEYPKTKWVAQFVGEFPMNFLPGELMKEKAQEIGFRPEWVEVGKGNLSCIVESVEASGESRYLICNFKNNNITILSQEFYDVGQEVRFKIIKYRKYNDGQLAQE